A single Glycine soja cultivar W05 chromosome 14, ASM419377v2, whole genome shotgun sequence DNA region contains:
- the LOC114384214 gene encoding uncharacterized protein LOC114384214 isoform X1, whose amino-acid sequence MGAEPLSKNKVALAQAPFVLGLQPSALVDHVARVDWSLLDQILGEHGGSIPVLTPTSLLFFLFTNFYPPLFLFLLLLDHPLEVELGELEYILREVKIHVVSCHDNDNDNDDDYPSSHIKTLAGGSVANTIRGLSNGFGISSGIIGACGDDEKGKLFDHNMSSNGVDLSRLRKKKGHTAQCVCLVDDLGNRTMRPCLSNAVKVQAEELTKEDFKGSKWLVLRYAILNLEVIKAAILLAKQEGLLVSLDLASFEMVRNFKQPLLKLLESGNIDLCFANEDEATELLRGEQNADPVTAVEFLAKYCQWAVVTLGPNGCIAKHGNEIARVPAIGEAKATDATGAGDLFASGFLYGVIKGLSLEECCKVGACSGGSVVRSLGGEVTLKNCHWMYKQMQIKDLPTPEISK is encoded by the exons atgggaGCAGAGCCCTTGTCTAAGAACAAGGTTGCACTTGCACAAGCTCCCTTCGTTCTGGGGCTCCAACCTTCAGCACTTGTTGACCACGTGGCACGTGTGGATTGGTCCTTGCTCGATCAAATCCTCGGTGAACATGGTGGCTCCATACCTGTACTCACCCCCACATCActacttttcttcctttttactAATTTCTACCCtccattgtttttatttttattattactag accACCCACTAGAG GTTGAGCTTGGAGAGCTTGAATACATACTGAGGGAGGTGAAGATTCATGTTGTCTCATGCCATGACAATGACAATGacaatgatgatgattatcCTTCTTCTCACATTAAGACCTTGGCTGGAGGAAGTGTTGCAAACACGATTCGAGGACTGAGTAATGGGTTTGGAATTTCTAGTGGAATCATTGGGGCGTGTGGGGATGATGAGAAAGGTAAGTTGTTTGACCATAACATGAGCTCCAATGGAGTTGACCTCTCTAGACTCAGAAAGAAGAAAGGACACACAGCACAG TGTGTTTGTTTGGTTGATGACTTGGGAAACCGTACCATGCGACCCTGTCTCTCTAATGCTGTGAAAGTTCAG GCAGAGGAATTGACCAAAGAGGATTTTAAAGGCTCCAag TGGTTGGTGTTAAGATATGCAATACTTAATTTGGAAGTTATTAAAGCAGCCATTCTTTTAGCAAAACAGGAAGGTCTTCTTGTTTCCTTGGACTTGGCCAGCTTTGAG ATGGTTAGGAATTTCAAACAACCACTTCTGAAGCTACTGGAGTCTGGGAATATAGACCTTTGCTTTGCCAATGAGGATGAGGCAACAGAGCTTCTACG GGGCGAACAAAATGCTGATCCAGTAACTGCTGTAGAATTTCTTGCCAAATACTGCCAATGGGCCGTAGTAACACTGGGTCCTAATGGATGCATTGCTAAACATGGAAACGAG ATTGCACGTGTCCCGGCAATTGGAGAAGCAAAGGCAACTGATGCAACAGGGGCAGGGGATCTTTTTGCAAGTGGATTTTTGTATGGAGTGATCAAAGGTCTGTCACTTGAAGAGTGCTGCAAAGTGGGCGCATGCAGTGGTGGGTCTGTTGTTCGCTCTCTTGGCGGCGAAGTCACTTTGAAGAATTGCCACTGGATGTACAAACAAATGCAAATAAAGGATCTTCCCACGCCTGAGATATCCAAATAA
- the LOC114384924 gene encoding proteasome subunit alpha type-1-B-like — MFRNQYDTDVTTWSPAGRLFQVEYAMEAVKQGSAAIGLRSKTHVVLACVNKANSELSSHQKKIFKVDNHIGVAIAGLTADGRVLSRYMRSECINYNYTYESPLPVGRLVVQLADKAQVCTQRSWKRPYGVGLLVAGLDESGAHLYYNCPSGNYFEYQAFAIGSRSQAAKTYLERRFENFVGSSREDLIKDALIATRESLQGEKLRSSVCTIAVVGVGEPFHILDQETVQQLIDTFEIVREEEAAPAEEEAQPAAGQDAPTDPGAAAGAADQGGGAAAVDQGGSPMDI; from the exons ATGTTCAGAAACCAGTACGACACGGACGTGACGACATGGAGCCCGGCGGGGAGGCTGTTCCAGGTGGAGTACGCGATGGAGGCGGTGAAGCAGGGCTCGGCGGCGATAGGGCTCCGATCCAAGACCCACGTGGTCCTCGCATGCGTCAACAAGGCTAACTCCGAACTCTCATCGCACCAGAAGAAGATCTTCAAGGTCGACAACCACATCGGCGTCGCCATCGCCGGCCTCACCGCCGACGGCCGCGTCCTCTCCCGCTACATGCGATCCGAGTGCATCAACTATAACTACACCTACGAGTCACCGCTCCCCGTAGGGAGACTCGTCGTTCAGCTCGCGGATAAGGCTCAG GTTTGCACCCAGCGGTCATGGAAACGTCCTTATGGAGTTGGACTCCTGGTAGCTGGATTAGATGAATCAGGAGCTCACCTCTATTACAACTGTCCCAGTGGAAACTATTTTGAATATCAGGCTTTTGCTATTGGGTCTCGCTCTCAAGCCGCAAAGACATATTTGGAACGCAGGTTTGAGAATTTTGTGGGCTCTTCACGAGAAGATCTGATCAAAGATGCACTTATTGCAACTAGGGAGTCCTTGCAAGGTGAAAAACTCAGGAGTTCTGTGTGCACAATTGCTGTGGTTGGTGTTGGTGAGCCATTCCACATTTTGGATCAGGAAACTGTTCAACAGTTGATTGATACTTTTGAGATTGTGAGGGAGGAAGAAGCTGCTCCAGCTGAAGAAGAAGCTCAGCCAGCAGCCGGACAGGATGCTCCCACAGATCCAGGTGCTGCTGCTGGTGCTGCAGATCAAGGTGGTGGTGCTGCTGCTGTAGACCAAGGTGGTTCTCCTATGGacatttga
- the LOC114384214 gene encoding uncharacterized protein LOC114384214 isoform X2, whose translation MGAEPLSKNKVALAQAPFVLGLQPSALVDHVARVDWSLLDQILGEHGGSIPVELGELEYILREVKIHVVSCHDNDNDNDDDYPSSHIKTLAGGSVANTIRGLSNGFGISSGIIGACGDDEKGKLFDHNMSSNGVDLSRLRKKKGHTAQCVCLVDDLGNRTMRPCLSNAVKVQAEELTKEDFKGSKWLVLRYAILNLEVIKAAILLAKQEGLLVSLDLASFEMVRNFKQPLLKLLESGNIDLCFANEDEATELLRGEQNADPVTAVEFLAKYCQWAVVTLGPNGCIAKHGNEIARVPAIGEAKATDATGAGDLFASGFLYGVIKGLSLEECCKVGACSGGSVVRSLGGEVTLKNCHWMYKQMQIKDLPTPEISK comes from the exons atgggaGCAGAGCCCTTGTCTAAGAACAAGGTTGCACTTGCACAAGCTCCCTTCGTTCTGGGGCTCCAACCTTCAGCACTTGTTGACCACGTGGCACGTGTGGATTGGTCCTTGCTCGATCAAATCCTCGGTGAACATGGTGGCTCCATACCT GTTGAGCTTGGAGAGCTTGAATACATACTGAGGGAGGTGAAGATTCATGTTGTCTCATGCCATGACAATGACAATGacaatgatgatgattatcCTTCTTCTCACATTAAGACCTTGGCTGGAGGAAGTGTTGCAAACACGATTCGAGGACTGAGTAATGGGTTTGGAATTTCTAGTGGAATCATTGGGGCGTGTGGGGATGATGAGAAAGGTAAGTTGTTTGACCATAACATGAGCTCCAATGGAGTTGACCTCTCTAGACTCAGAAAGAAGAAAGGACACACAGCACAG TGTGTTTGTTTGGTTGATGACTTGGGAAACCGTACCATGCGACCCTGTCTCTCTAATGCTGTGAAAGTTCAG GCAGAGGAATTGACCAAAGAGGATTTTAAAGGCTCCAag TGGTTGGTGTTAAGATATGCAATACTTAATTTGGAAGTTATTAAAGCAGCCATTCTTTTAGCAAAACAGGAAGGTCTTCTTGTTTCCTTGGACTTGGCCAGCTTTGAG ATGGTTAGGAATTTCAAACAACCACTTCTGAAGCTACTGGAGTCTGGGAATATAGACCTTTGCTTTGCCAATGAGGATGAGGCAACAGAGCTTCTACG GGGCGAACAAAATGCTGATCCAGTAACTGCTGTAGAATTTCTTGCCAAATACTGCCAATGGGCCGTAGTAACACTGGGTCCTAATGGATGCATTGCTAAACATGGAAACGAG ATTGCACGTGTCCCGGCAATTGGAGAAGCAAAGGCAACTGATGCAACAGGGGCAGGGGATCTTTTTGCAAGTGGATTTTTGTATGGAGTGATCAAAGGTCTGTCACTTGAAGAGTGCTGCAAAGTGGGCGCATGCAGTGGTGGGTCTGTTGTTCGCTCTCTTGGCGGCGAAGTCACTTTGAAGAATTGCCACTGGATGTACAAACAAATGCAAATAAAGGATCTTCCCACGCCTGAGATATCCAAATAA